TCCTGGGTGCTGACTAGCATGTCCATGAGGTAGTCCAGCTCATCCAGATCCGAAGTTTCCTCCTTGCTGGGCCCCTCGGCAGGGCCAGGTTTGAGGTCCTCAGAGGCGGGTGCCCACAGTTCGCTGTCATACATGGATGTGTCGATATCTTCAAACAGACACTCCAGCCCATTGTCCAGTAGGCAGCCAGTGGCGGGGTCCACTAAGTCCAAGTCATCTAGGCCAGGGGATGCTGCCCCAGGGAGGCGGCCAGGCGGCCCCTCATCCGCCAGGGGTTGTGGAGCCTGACTCAAGCCCTCGATCTGGCTGAGGTCCTCCAGGAGGCTGGCCATGGAGGCCGAGAGGCTGGCATCTGAGCTGGCCAGCATATTGTCCACCACGTTGGGCGCGACGATGGGCGTGCTGGGCACGAGAGGCAGGGTGGCCGCCGGGGCcatggatgcctggattcgacGAAGCGTGTTCACGACCAACACCAGATGCCTCAGGTTGGGTTCACTCTGCCGCAGGCTGTGGTGAAGTTTGAGCACGGAGAGGTCAAAGAGGGAGCTAGAGGCCACAGCTTGGGGGGCCTGTGTGGTTGCGGGGTGTCCAGGATCCAGCCACCAGgtgtcttccttcctctcctcctcctcctcctcccgctTGCGTTTCAGGCTTTTGCTCAGCATCATCTGCAGAGAGAGAATTGTCAGAAGGTCAGAGCCAAAGTAAGTTCAGAATCTGGATCTCACCACTATAGTCTGTGGA
This window of the Suncus etruscus isolate mSunEtr1 chromosome 14, mSunEtr1.pri.cur, whole genome shotgun sequence genome carries:
- the SERTAD1 gene encoding SERTA domain-containing protein 1; this encodes MMLSKSLKRKREEEEEERKEDTWWLDPGHPATTQAPQAVASSSLFDLSVLKLHHSLRQSEPNLRHLVLVVNTLRRIQASMAPAATLPLVPSTPIVAPNVVDNMLASSDASLSASMASLLEDLSQIEGLSQAPQPLADEGPPGRLPGAASPGLDDLDLVDPATGCLLDNGLECLFEDIDTSMYDSELWAPASEDLKPGPAEGPSKEETSDLDELDYLMDMLVSTQELERLPGPGC